A single genomic interval of Camelina sativa cultivar DH55 chromosome 11, Cs, whole genome shotgun sequence harbors:
- the LOC109127164 gene encoding putative defensin-like protein 303, producing MNSNKTTFFLALFLVSALCIQMIESRDCYTNDDCKGVQPCPVPLACVFGNCICPWKNQSKLSSTCQIICARLEKKAINSYDASPCVCIDK from the exons ATGAACTCAAACAAAACAACCTTCTTCTTGGCCTTGTTCCTTGTATCAGCCCTCT gTATACAGATGATAGAAAGTAGGGATTGTTACACAAACGACGATTGCAAAGGCGTGCAACCATGTCCAGTGCCTCTTGCTTGTGTCTTTGGCAACTGCATTTGTCCATGGAAAAATCAATCTAAACTCTCAAGTACTTGTCAAATCATATGTGCGCGTTTGgaaaaaaaagctataaattCTTATGATGCTAGTCCATGTGTTTGCATCGATAAGTAA